The following are from one region of the Capsicum annuum cultivar UCD-10X-F1 chromosome 1, UCD10Xv1.1, whole genome shotgun sequence genome:
- the LOC107859903 gene encoding uncharacterized protein LOC107859903 — protein MGRGNQACQAKQHFSHQHILTPIVNPPETLTCNACAQPNITNNPNFYGCDSCQYFLHENCLSAPRFLNHSSHPSHHLTLLPTPTYSNGSYTCKACGSAGNGCSFSCPCCDFDIHMQCALLPQTLVLPQHHRHELELIFESPFDDENTLFVCDLCNGNVDLNKWLYYCADCDFGAHIECGISKSVSQQVPKLPDNKPKANPVIITETEKGPIKMPDTNQEKASRGVGVANEVKILKHFSHSHALELCEVHETNEIICSGCEDTLGGTAYKCTKPNCEFTLHKSCVELPRKLQHNAHPKHSLTLYPTLPQRDSFYFGCNACGEEPKCFAYECLDCNFSLHAKCATSLAENVTREDHQHPLALQYQWPFPIDDYVRIFCEVCNGLCNDANWLYYCAQCKLGTHVQCAMVKKEDGSSLQNEEEEEEEEGEMTDQQRLLMLTIKAQDQQARLNFQTQMAYMNAKTMANMFRSTHHYY, from the coding sequence ATGGGTAGAGGGAACCAGGCATGTCAAGCTAAACAACACTTCAGCCATCAACACATCTTGACACCAATTGTCAATCCACCTGAAACACTCACTTGCAATGCTTGTGCACAACCGAACATTACTAATAATCCTAACTTCTATGGCTGCGATAGCTGCCAATATTTCCTCCATGAAAACTGCCTCAGCGCTCCGCGTTTTCTCAATCATTCTTCTCACCCTTCCCACCACTTGACCCTTCTCCCAACTCCAACTTACTCGAATGGTTCGTACACTTGCAAGGCTTGTGGCTCTGCTGGCAATGGATGTAGCTTTAGCTGTCCCTGTTGCGACTTCGATATCCACATGCAATGTGCCCTCTTACCCCAAACTCTTGTCCTTCCCCAGCATCATCGGCATGAACTTGAACTCATTTTTGAATCCCCTTTTGATGATGAAAACACCCTATTCGTTTGTGATCTCTGTAACGGCAATGTAGATCTTAACAAATGGTTGTATTATTGTGCTGATTGTGATTTTGGTGCACATATTGAATGTGGCATTTCCAAATCTGTCAGCCAACAAGTGCCGAAACTGCCAGACAACAAACCAAAAGCAAATCCAGTGATAATCACCGAAACAGAGAAGGGGCCAATCAAGATGCCGGATACCAATCAAGAAAAGGCAAGCAGAGGTGTGGGTGTGGCGAATGAAGTTAAAATATTGAAGCATTTTAGCCACTCCCATGCCTTGGAACTCTGTGAAGTTCATGAAACAAATGAAATAATCTGCTCAGGTTGTGAGGATACACTTGGTGGCACTGCTTACAAATGCACAAAACCCAATTGTGAATTTACCCTTCACAAATCATGCGTCGAATTGCCAAGAAAATTACAACACAATGCCCATCCTAAGCATTCTCTTACTCTGTACCCTACATTACCCCAACGAGACTCGTTTTATTTTGGTTGCAATGCTTGTGGCGAAGAACCAAAATGCTTTGCCTACGAATGCCTCGATTGCAACTTTAGTCTCCATGCTAAATGTGCTACCTCTTTAGCTGAAAATGTGACTCGTGAGGATCATCAACACCCTCTTGCACTCCAATATCAATGGCCGTTTCCCATTGACGATTATGTGCGTATCTTTTGCGAGGTTTGTAATGGACTTTGCAATGATGCCAATTGGCTTTATTATTGTGCCCAGTGTAAATTAGGCACGCACGTGCAATGCGCCATGGTTAAAAAAGAAGATGGTTCCAGCCTTCAgaacgaagaagaagaagaggaggaggagggaGAGATGACTGATCAGCAGAGATTGTTGATGCTAACGATCAAAGCTCAAGATCAACAGGCAAGGCTTAATTTTCAAACTCAAATGGCGTATATGAACGCTAAAACTATGGCCAATATGTTTCGTAGCACTCATCATTATTATTAA
- the LOC124888591 gene encoding uncharacterized protein LOC124888591: MGREKHTACESKQHFSHPHILKLINPAESATLTCNACEKTNITNKPNFYGCNSCQYFLHENCLNVPRFLDHSSHPSHHLTLLPLPTYSSRSYTCDACGSNGNGFSFSCARCNFDIHMHCALSPQTAVLSQHHLHELKLIFESPFDDENTDFVCDLCQDKVDLNNWLYYCADCDFGAHIKCASPDPSPTSQQRRNNVNANWAVEMINSVSDDHDRLVAAQIESQIAARSRQAMLDLWYGRSVLFYFSQHRTLWGQTIMMPQLHLHVSGDEV, translated from the exons ATGGGAAGGGAGAAACATACTGCATGTGAAAGTAAACAACACTTTAGCCACCCCCACATCTTGAAACTTATCAATCCAGCTGAAAGTGCAACTCTCACTTGCAATGCTTGTGAGAAAACAAACATTACTAATAAGCCTAATTTCTATGGCTGCAATAGCTGCCAATATTTCCTTCATGAAAACTGCCTCAACGTTCCTCGTTTTCTCGATCATTCATCTCACCCTTCCCACCACTTGACCCTTCTCCCTCTTCCTACTTACTCGAGTCGTTCCTATACTTGCGATGCTTGTGGCTCTAATGGCAATGGGTTCAGCTTTAGCTGTGCCCGTTGCAACTTTGATATCCACATGCACTGTGCCCTTTCGCCCCAAACTGCCGTCCTATCCCAGCATCATCTTCATGAACTTAAGCTCATTTTTGAATCCCCTTTTGATGATGAAAACACCGATTTTGTCTGTGATCTCTGTCAGGACAAGGTAGATCTTAATAACTGGTTGTATTATTGTGCTGATTGTGATTTTGGTGCACATATCAAATGTGCATCTCCTGATCCAAGTCCAACATCACAGCAACGTCGAAATAATGTAAATGCAAATTGGGCAGTGGAGATGATAAATTCAGTTAGTGATGATCATGATCGGCTTGTAGCAGCTCAAATTGAATCTCAGATTGCGGCACGATCAAGACAGGCTATGCTGGACTTATG gtaTGGGCGTAGCGTATTATTCTACTTCAGCCAGCACCGCACCCTCTGGGGGCAAACCATCATGATGCCTCAGCTCCACTTGCACGTAAGTGGAGACGAGGTATAG